One window from the genome of Rufibacter tibetensis encodes:
- a CDS encoding (2Fe-2S)-binding protein → MPQDKLPDQHLPEGEGGQAQHSDARRTFLKQSSLLTALALAPTAAIKAAELKFEEKVAAVFEQVKVTLNINGKKQKLSVEPRTTLLDLLREQLHLTGTKKGCDYGQCGACTVHVEGQRVLSCLTLAPMVDGKEITTIEGLADGDKLHPMQEAFIKHDGFQCGYCTPGQIMSAVACIKEGHADSDDEIREYMSGNICRCGAYPNIVNAIKEVKNGGQKV, encoded by the coding sequence ATGCCCCAAGATAAATTACCCGACCAACATCTTCCAGAGGGCGAGGGTGGTCAAGCACAGCATTCAGACGCCCGGCGTACTTTCCTAAAGCAATCTTCTCTACTTACGGCACTGGCACTGGCTCCTACTGCAGCCATTAAAGCTGCTGAACTGAAATTTGAGGAGAAAGTAGCGGCGGTGTTTGAGCAGGTGAAAGTAACCCTGAACATCAACGGCAAGAAGCAGAAACTCTCTGTGGAGCCTCGTACCACTTTGCTGGACTTACTGCGCGAGCAACTGCACCTTACCGGCACCAAGAAAGGCTGTGACTACGGACAGTGCGGTGCTTGTACCGTGCACGTAGAGGGGCAGCGCGTTCTGTCTTGCCTTACCTTAGCGCCCATGGTAGACGGCAAGGAAATCACCACCATAGAAGGCCTCGCCGATGGCGATAAACTGCACCCCATGCAGGAAGCTTTCATCAAGCATGATGGTTTCCAGTGCGGCTACTGCACCCCGGGCCAGATCATGAGTGCTGTGGCGTGCATCAAAGAAGGCCATGCTGATTCTGACGATGAGATCCGCGAGTACATGAGCGGGAACATCTGCCGGTGCGGCGCTTACCCCAACATTGTGAATGCCATCAAAGAGGTTAAAAACGGAGGACAGAAAGTATGA
- a CDS encoding GNAT family N-acetyltransferase, which translates to MSAQILDSITFRRGTSADADLLADLGWRTFDESFAPYNTPEDMAAFKPTMYAPELQAAELADPNTEFLIAEVKGDAVAYIKWNTGPAPAEITGEKPLQVNRLYLLQAWTGCGLGDALMKMSLERARQNGHDVVWLTVWESNDRAIRFYQKYGFKEAGELTFVLGEDVQRDLYMQREV; encoded by the coding sequence ATGTCTGCTCAAATTCTTGATTCCATTACTTTCCGCAGGGGCACTTCCGCCGATGCGGATTTACTCGCCGATTTAGGTTGGCGCACCTTTGACGAATCGTTTGCCCCTTACAATACGCCCGAAGACATGGCTGCTTTCAAGCCCACCATGTACGCCCCGGAACTGCAAGCGGCAGAGTTGGCGGACCCTAACACGGAATTTTTGATTGCCGAAGTAAAGGGAGATGCCGTGGCGTATATCAAGTGGAACACAGGACCTGCTCCCGCTGAAATCACAGGGGAGAAGCCTTTGCAGGTAAACCGGCTGTACCTCTTGCAGGCTTGGACCGGCTGCGGTTTAGGCGATGCTTTGATGAAAATGAGTTTAGAACGCGCGAGGCAAAACGGACATGACGTGGTGTGGCTTACCGTGTGGGAAAGCAACGACCGCGCCATCCGGTTCTACCAAAAGTACGGTTTCAAAGAAGCAGGAGAGCTGACCTTCGTCTTAGGCGAAGACGTGCAGCGTGATTTGTACATGCAGCGGGAGGTTTAG
- a CDS encoding FAD binding domain-containing protein codes for MIGFQYVKPSKPKAAIETVAKDQTAMFIAGGTNLVDLMKRRVMNPEKLVDINKLPLRKIERENNNVRIGALALNGAVAEDKLVLEKHPLLSQALNAGASAQLRNMATVGGNMMQRVRCPYFYDTAMPCNKREPGTGCSAIGGYNRMHAIFGHSDKCIAVNPSDMNVALVALDATVLVSGPKGDRKIPFVEFHRLPGDTPQIHTNLQQGELIMAVDVPENPYTKNVNYLKVRDRNSYAFALVSVAAALDLDGSNIKSARLAMGGVAHKPWRLNEAEQFLAGKPANEATFRQAAEIAMRGAKAFEHNKFKLTLGPNTIVQALKNASGVA; via the coding sequence ATGATCGGGTTCCAGTACGTTAAACCCAGCAAACCCAAGGCGGCCATTGAAACGGTAGCCAAGGACCAGACGGCCATGTTCATCGCCGGAGGCACCAACCTGGTAGACCTCATGAAGCGCAGGGTCATGAACCCCGAGAAACTAGTAGACATCAACAAACTTCCGCTCCGGAAAATAGAAAGAGAAAACAACAACGTGCGCATTGGAGCTTTGGCGTTGAATGGTGCCGTAGCCGAAGACAAACTGGTGCTGGAGAAGCATCCGCTGTTGTCTCAGGCGTTGAACGCAGGTGCCTCGGCGCAGTTGCGGAACATGGCCACAGTGGGCGGAAACATGATGCAACGCGTGCGCTGCCCTTATTTCTATGACACCGCCATGCCCTGCAACAAACGTGAACCCGGCACCGGCTGTAGCGCTATTGGCGGCTATAACCGCATGCATGCCATCTTCGGGCACAGTGATAAATGCATTGCCGTCAACCCGAGCGACATGAATGTGGCTTTGGTAGCTTTAGACGCAACAGTGTTGGTATCTGGCCCCAAAGGTGACCGGAAAATTCCGTTTGTAGAATTCCACAGACTGCCTGGTGATACGCCGCAGATTCACACGAACCTGCAGCAAGGCGAGCTGATCATGGCCGTGGATGTGCCAGAGAACCCTTATACCAAAAACGTCAACTACCTCAAAGTGCGGGACCGGAATTCATATGCATTCGCGTTGGTCTCTGTCGCGGCAGCGTTGGATCTAGACGGTAGCAACATCAAATCGGCGCGACTGGCAATGGGTGGTGTGGCGCACAAACCGTGGCGCCTGAACGAAGCCGAGCAGTTCCTGGCCGGTAAACCGGCGAACGAAGCCACTTTCCGGCAAGCTGCTGAAATTGCCATGCGCGGCGCCAAGGCATTTGAACATAATAAATTCAAACTTACTCTAGGTCCTAACACCATTGTACAGGCCCTGAAAAACGCATCGGGTGTTGCTTAA
- a CDS encoding xanthine dehydrogenase family protein molybdopterin-binding subunit gives MKDYFFQDTVGKPMDRVDGRLKVTGAAKYSAEYELPNMAHAVLVGSTIAKGTIKSIDTKKAENAPGVIAVLHYQNAPKVPGYAQAAHPTEPKPIGQPLRVFIDNKIHFNDQPIAVVVADTLERAIYAAKLVKAQYNEDKHATDFNQNTSKAFLPTAAKRNPKHGLNDYVRGKEDAYKNEPLKIESEYVIPTEFHNPMELQSIIAHWEADNKLTVYDKTQAVIGTQNAFAKDWGIPVENVKVIATFVGGAFGNGLHTWPHETAAIIAAKKVNRPVKLMLTREQMFTMVGYRPHAWQKVGMSATKDGKITAITHEAIGQTSSYEEFTESTLQQTRMMYTSPNVTTRYRILPLDVSTPIWMRGPGEATGAFALECALDEMAYVLGIDPLEFRLINHTDKDPEKNLPWSTKYLKEAMQMGAERIGWSKRQLQPGMLKNGEWLVGYGMGVGTFGANRGRAKVKATLHKDGTLVMQSATTDIGPGTGTAMVQIAAQNLGLPPEKIVFELGNSLYPPSPSQGGSATVATVGSAVHAVCQVLKQRLTSMVAGNADTSFKGATVENLTFKDGYVSLAASPSARLSFADILKQQNLPEIEVTEESSPDASLRQKYSMYSYSVHFAEVQVHPLTGQTRVTNMVSCADAGTIINAKTAGNQMIGGAVGGIGMALTEGAVIDHRFGRYVTKDFAEYHVPVHADAPNISSIFVNKPDLINNPNGTKGIGEIAIIGVAPAIANAIFNATGKRIRELPITPDKLI, from the coding sequence ATGAAAGATTATTTCTTCCAAGATACCGTTGGTAAGCCGATGGACCGGGTAGATGGCCGCTTGAAAGTAACAGGTGCCGCCAAATACTCTGCTGAATACGAGTTGCCTAATATGGCGCATGCTGTGTTGGTGGGCAGCACCATCGCCAAAGGCACCATCAAAAGCATAGACACTAAAAAAGCCGAAAATGCACCGGGTGTGATTGCTGTGTTGCATTACCAGAACGCTCCCAAAGTCCCCGGGTACGCCCAGGCGGCACACCCTACTGAGCCCAAACCGATCGGTCAACCGCTTCGGGTGTTCATTGACAACAAGATCCACTTCAACGATCAACCCATTGCGGTAGTAGTAGCAGATACCCTAGAACGGGCTATTTATGCGGCTAAATTGGTAAAAGCGCAGTACAACGAAGACAAACACGCCACAGACTTCAACCAGAACACGTCTAAGGCTTTCTTGCCTACTGCTGCCAAGCGCAACCCTAAACACGGACTCAACGACTACGTGCGCGGCAAAGAAGATGCTTATAAAAACGAGCCACTCAAAATTGAAAGCGAATACGTTATTCCTACGGAATTTCACAACCCCATGGAGTTGCAGTCCATCATCGCACACTGGGAAGCAGACAACAAGCTAACTGTGTATGACAAAACACAGGCAGTGATTGGCACCCAGAATGCTTTTGCCAAGGATTGGGGCATTCCGGTGGAGAACGTGAAGGTGATTGCCACGTTTGTGGGCGGTGCCTTCGGGAACGGCTTACATACCTGGCCGCACGAAACGGCTGCTATCATCGCCGCGAAGAAAGTAAACAGACCGGTAAAATTGATGCTCACCCGCGAGCAGATGTTTACCATGGTAGGCTATCGGCCACATGCCTGGCAGAAAGTGGGCATGAGCGCCACCAAAGACGGAAAAATCACTGCTATCACGCATGAGGCCATCGGGCAGACTTCTTCCTACGAGGAATTCACCGAGTCTACCTTGCAGCAGACCCGCATGATGTACACCAGCCCCAACGTGACCACCCGTTACCGCATCCTTCCGCTGGACGTAAGCACGCCCATCTGGATGCGCGGCCCCGGTGAAGCGACGGGTGCTTTCGCCTTGGAATGTGCATTAGATGAGATGGCGTATGTGCTGGGCATTGATCCACTGGAGTTCCGCCTCATTAACCACACCGATAAAGACCCGGAGAAAAACCTGCCTTGGTCTACCAAATACCTGAAGGAAGCCATGCAAATGGGTGCCGAGCGGATTGGCTGGAGCAAGCGCCAGCTGCAACCCGGCATGTTGAAAAATGGCGAGTGGCTGGTAGGCTACGGCATGGGCGTAGGAACCTTCGGAGCAAACCGTGGTCGGGCTAAGGTGAAAGCTACTTTGCATAAGGATGGTACGCTGGTGATGCAAAGCGCCACCACGGACATTGGTCCGGGTACGGGAACGGCCATGGTGCAGATTGCCGCACAGAACCTGGGCTTGCCTCCAGAGAAGATTGTGTTTGAGTTAGGTAACTCCTTGTATCCGCCTTCGCCAAGCCAGGGTGGTTCTGCAACGGTGGCCACGGTAGGTTCAGCGGTGCATGCCGTGTGCCAGGTACTGAAGCAGCGGTTAACCAGCATGGTAGCCGGTAACGCAGACACCAGCTTTAAAGGTGCTACCGTAGAAAATCTGACCTTCAAAGATGGATACGTTTCCTTGGCAGCCTCTCCTTCCGCCCGGCTTTCTTTCGCGGATATTCTCAAGCAGCAGAACTTACCAGAGATAGAGGTAACCGAAGAGTCCAGTCCGGATGCCAGCCTTCGGCAGAAATACTCCATGTATTCCTACTCGGTGCATTTTGCTGAAGTGCAGGTACATCCGTTAACCGGTCAAACCCGCGTGACTAACATGGTTTCCTGCGCCGATGCCGGAACCATCATCAATGCCAAAACAGCAGGTAACCAGATGATAGGCGGCGCGGTAGGCGGCATTGGCATGGCCTTAACCGAAGGAGCCGTGATAGACCACCGCTTCGGGCGGTACGTAACCAAAGACTTCGCCGAGTACCACGTGCCGGTTCACGCCGATGCGCCGAACATTTCGTCCATCTTCGTGAACAAACCTGATTTAATCAATA